In the Peromyscus maniculatus bairdii isolate BWxNUB_F1_BW_parent chromosome 20, HU_Pman_BW_mat_3.1, whole genome shotgun sequence genome, one interval contains:
- the Sp7 gene encoding transcription factor Sp7 isoform X1, translating into MSVPSSSIKLSLFLGPSEDTILSLKWWHTPLIPTLGRQKQEEAHYGSSPLAMLTAACSKFGGSSPLRDSTALGKGSTKKPYSDLSAPKAMGDAYPAPFSGTNGLLSPAGSPPASASGYANDYPPFPHSFPGPTGAQDPGLLVPKGHGSSDCLPSVYTSLDMAHPYGSWYKAGIHAGISPGPGNTPTPWWDMHPGGNWLGGGQGQGDGLQGTLSAGPTQPPLNPQLPTYPSDFAPLNPAPYPAPHLLQPGPQHVLPQDVYKPKAVGNSGQLEGSGAGKPPRGAGTGGSGGYAGSGAGRSTCDCPNCQELERLGAAAAGLRKKPIHSCHIPGCGKVYGKASHLKAHLRWHTGERPFVCNWLFCGKRFTRSDELERHVRTHTREKKFTCLLCSKRFTRSDHLSKHQRTHGEPGPGPPPSGPKELGEGRSVGEEEASQPPRSSTSPAPPEKAPGGSPEQSNLLEI; encoded by the exons ATGTCAGTGCCCTCCAGTAGCATCAAATTATCCCTCTTCTTGGGGCCTTCGGAAGACACCATTCTCAGCctgaaatggtggcacacacctttaatcccaacacttgggaggcagaagcag gaAGAAGCTCACTATGGCTCCAGTCCCCTGGCCATGCTGACAGCGGCTTGCAGTAAGTTTGGTGGCTCCAGCCCTCTGCGGGACTCAACGGCCCTGGGAAAAGGAAGCACAAAGAAGCCATACTCCGACCTTTCAGCTCCCAAAGCCATGGGGGATGCCTACCCAGCTCCCTTTTCCGGCACCAACGGGCTCCTCTCCCCGGCAGGCAGCCCTCCAGCCTCGGCCTCTGGCTATGCCAATGACTACCCACCCTTTCCTCACTCATTTCCTGGGCCCACTGGCGCCCAGGACCCTGGGTTACTGGTACCCAAGGGGCACGGCTCTTCCGACTGCCTGCCTAGTGTCTACACCTCTCTGGACATGGCGCATCCCTATGGCTCCTGGTACAAGGCAGGCATCCATGCAGGCATCTCACCAGGTCCAGGCAACACACCTACTCCTTGGTGGGACATGCACCCGGGGGGTAACTGGCTAGGTGGAGGGCAGGGCCAGGGTGATGGGCTGCAAGGGACACTGTCCGCAGGCCCTACTCAGCCTCCACTGAACCCCCAGCTGCCTACTTACCCTTCTGACTTTGCCCCACTTAATCCGGCACCCTACCCAGCGCCCCACCTCCTGCAACCAGGGCCCCAGCATGTCCTACCCCAAGATGTCTACAAGCCCAAGGCAGTTGGCAATAGCGGGCAGCTGGAGGGAAGTGGTGCAGGCAAGCCTCCCCGGGGTGCAGGCACCGGGGGCAGCGGTGGGTATGCCGGCAGTGGGGCAGGGCGGTCCACTTGCGACTGCCCCAATTGTCAGGAGCTAGAGCGGCTGGGGGCAGCAGCGGCTGGGCTGCGGAAGAAGCCCATTCACAGCTGCCACATCCCTGGTTGCGGCAAGGTGTACGGCAAGGCTTCACATCTGAAAGCCCATTTGCGCTGGCACACTGGCGAGAGGCCTTTCGTCTGCAACTGGCTTTTCTGCGGCAAGAGGTTCACCCGCTCCGACGAGCTGGAGCGCCATGTGCGCACTCACACCCGGGAGAAGAAGTTCACCTGCCTGCTCTGCTCCAAGCGCTTTACCAGGAGCGATCACTTGAGCAAACACCAGCGCACCCACGGGGAACCAGGCCCGGGGCCGCCCCCAAGTGGCCCTAAGGAGCTGGGAGAGGGCCGTAGCGTCGGTGAAGAAGAAGCCAGTCAGCCTCCCCGATCTTCCACCTCGCCTGCACCCCCAGAAAAAGCCCCCGGAGGCAGCCCGGAGCAGAGCAACCTGCTAGAGATCTGA
- the Sp7 gene encoding transcription factor Sp7 isoform X2, which translates to MASSLLEEEAHYGSSPLAMLTAACSKFGGSSPLRDSTALGKGSTKKPYSDLSAPKAMGDAYPAPFSGTNGLLSPAGSPPASASGYANDYPPFPHSFPGPTGAQDPGLLVPKGHGSSDCLPSVYTSLDMAHPYGSWYKAGIHAGISPGPGNTPTPWWDMHPGGNWLGGGQGQGDGLQGTLSAGPTQPPLNPQLPTYPSDFAPLNPAPYPAPHLLQPGPQHVLPQDVYKPKAVGNSGQLEGSGAGKPPRGAGTGGSGGYAGSGAGRSTCDCPNCQELERLGAAAAGLRKKPIHSCHIPGCGKVYGKASHLKAHLRWHTGERPFVCNWLFCGKRFTRSDELERHVRTHTREKKFTCLLCSKRFTRSDHLSKHQRTHGEPGPGPPPSGPKELGEGRSVGEEEASQPPRSSTSPAPPEKAPGGSPEQSNLLEI; encoded by the exons ATGGCGTCCTCTCTGCTTGAG gaAGAAGCTCACTATGGCTCCAGTCCCCTGGCCATGCTGACAGCGGCTTGCAGTAAGTTTGGTGGCTCCAGCCCTCTGCGGGACTCAACGGCCCTGGGAAAAGGAAGCACAAAGAAGCCATACTCCGACCTTTCAGCTCCCAAAGCCATGGGGGATGCCTACCCAGCTCCCTTTTCCGGCACCAACGGGCTCCTCTCCCCGGCAGGCAGCCCTCCAGCCTCGGCCTCTGGCTATGCCAATGACTACCCACCCTTTCCTCACTCATTTCCTGGGCCCACTGGCGCCCAGGACCCTGGGTTACTGGTACCCAAGGGGCACGGCTCTTCCGACTGCCTGCCTAGTGTCTACACCTCTCTGGACATGGCGCATCCCTATGGCTCCTGGTACAAGGCAGGCATCCATGCAGGCATCTCACCAGGTCCAGGCAACACACCTACTCCTTGGTGGGACATGCACCCGGGGGGTAACTGGCTAGGTGGAGGGCAGGGCCAGGGTGATGGGCTGCAAGGGACACTGTCCGCAGGCCCTACTCAGCCTCCACTGAACCCCCAGCTGCCTACTTACCCTTCTGACTTTGCCCCACTTAATCCGGCACCCTACCCAGCGCCCCACCTCCTGCAACCAGGGCCCCAGCATGTCCTACCCCAAGATGTCTACAAGCCCAAGGCAGTTGGCAATAGCGGGCAGCTGGAGGGAAGTGGTGCAGGCAAGCCTCCCCGGGGTGCAGGCACCGGGGGCAGCGGTGGGTATGCCGGCAGTGGGGCAGGGCGGTCCACTTGCGACTGCCCCAATTGTCAGGAGCTAGAGCGGCTGGGGGCAGCAGCGGCTGGGCTGCGGAAGAAGCCCATTCACAGCTGCCACATCCCTGGTTGCGGCAAGGTGTACGGCAAGGCTTCACATCTGAAAGCCCATTTGCGCTGGCACACTGGCGAGAGGCCTTTCGTCTGCAACTGGCTTTTCTGCGGCAAGAGGTTCACCCGCTCCGACGAGCTGGAGCGCCATGTGCGCACTCACACCCGGGAGAAGAAGTTCACCTGCCTGCTCTGCTCCAAGCGCTTTACCAGGAGCGATCACTTGAGCAAACACCAGCGCACCCACGGGGAACCAGGCCCGGGGCCGCCCCCAAGTGGCCCTAAGGAGCTGGGAGAGGGCCGTAGCGTCGGTGAAGAAGAAGCCAGTCAGCCTCCCCGATCTTCCACCTCGCCTGCACCCCCAGAAAAAGCCCCCGGAGGCAGCCCGGAGCAGAGCAACCTGCTAGAGATCTGA
- the Sp7 gene encoding transcription factor Sp7 isoform X3, whose amino-acid sequence MLTAACSKFGGSSPLRDSTALGKGSTKKPYSDLSAPKAMGDAYPAPFSGTNGLLSPAGSPPASASGYANDYPPFPHSFPGPTGAQDPGLLVPKGHGSSDCLPSVYTSLDMAHPYGSWYKAGIHAGISPGPGNTPTPWWDMHPGGNWLGGGQGQGDGLQGTLSAGPTQPPLNPQLPTYPSDFAPLNPAPYPAPHLLQPGPQHVLPQDVYKPKAVGNSGQLEGSGAGKPPRGAGTGGSGGYAGSGAGRSTCDCPNCQELERLGAAAAGLRKKPIHSCHIPGCGKVYGKASHLKAHLRWHTGERPFVCNWLFCGKRFTRSDELERHVRTHTREKKFTCLLCSKRFTRSDHLSKHQRTHGEPGPGPPPSGPKELGEGRSVGEEEASQPPRSSTSPAPPEKAPGGSPEQSNLLEI is encoded by the coding sequence ATGCTGACAGCGGCTTGCAGTAAGTTTGGTGGCTCCAGCCCTCTGCGGGACTCAACGGCCCTGGGAAAAGGAAGCACAAAGAAGCCATACTCCGACCTTTCAGCTCCCAAAGCCATGGGGGATGCCTACCCAGCTCCCTTTTCCGGCACCAACGGGCTCCTCTCCCCGGCAGGCAGCCCTCCAGCCTCGGCCTCTGGCTATGCCAATGACTACCCACCCTTTCCTCACTCATTTCCTGGGCCCACTGGCGCCCAGGACCCTGGGTTACTGGTACCCAAGGGGCACGGCTCTTCCGACTGCCTGCCTAGTGTCTACACCTCTCTGGACATGGCGCATCCCTATGGCTCCTGGTACAAGGCAGGCATCCATGCAGGCATCTCACCAGGTCCAGGCAACACACCTACTCCTTGGTGGGACATGCACCCGGGGGGTAACTGGCTAGGTGGAGGGCAGGGCCAGGGTGATGGGCTGCAAGGGACACTGTCCGCAGGCCCTACTCAGCCTCCACTGAACCCCCAGCTGCCTACTTACCCTTCTGACTTTGCCCCACTTAATCCGGCACCCTACCCAGCGCCCCACCTCCTGCAACCAGGGCCCCAGCATGTCCTACCCCAAGATGTCTACAAGCCCAAGGCAGTTGGCAATAGCGGGCAGCTGGAGGGAAGTGGTGCAGGCAAGCCTCCCCGGGGTGCAGGCACCGGGGGCAGCGGTGGGTATGCCGGCAGTGGGGCAGGGCGGTCCACTTGCGACTGCCCCAATTGTCAGGAGCTAGAGCGGCTGGGGGCAGCAGCGGCTGGGCTGCGGAAGAAGCCCATTCACAGCTGCCACATCCCTGGTTGCGGCAAGGTGTACGGCAAGGCTTCACATCTGAAAGCCCATTTGCGCTGGCACACTGGCGAGAGGCCTTTCGTCTGCAACTGGCTTTTCTGCGGCAAGAGGTTCACCCGCTCCGACGAGCTGGAGCGCCATGTGCGCACTCACACCCGGGAGAAGAAGTTCACCTGCCTGCTCTGCTCCAAGCGCTTTACCAGGAGCGATCACTTGAGCAAACACCAGCGCACCCACGGGGAACCAGGCCCGGGGCCGCCCCCAAGTGGCCCTAAGGAGCTGGGAGAGGGCCGTAGCGTCGGTGAAGAAGAAGCCAGTCAGCCTCCCCGATCTTCCACCTCGCCTGCACCCCCAGAAAAAGCCCCCGGAGGCAGCCCGGAGCAGAGCAACCTGCTAGAGATCTGA